A single genomic interval of Neisseria leonii harbors:
- the hscA gene encoding Fe-S protein assembly chaperone HscA: MALLQIAEPGLSAAPHRHRLAVGIDLGTTNSLVAAVKSGHAVCLADQEGRRTLPSVVRYGSGSDVEVGHDALKAQRIDPLNTISSAKRLIGRKLEDVAAAQLPYRFGSHPQIISLHTRQGDKTPIEVSAEILKTLKQRAEAALGGDLVGAVITVPAYFDDAQRQATKDAARLAGLNVLRLLNEPTAAAIAYGLDNGAEGTFVVYDLGGGTFDVSVLQLTRGLFEVKATGGHSALGGDDFDHRLFCHLLEQNGLSQLPEADHRLLLALAREAKETLTTAETATVSTVLSDGRRIETRISRREFANLTQHLVLKTIEPVKQALKDAGIGKTDVKGVIMVGGATRMPSVQQAVAAFFGQTPLNNLNPDEVVALGAAMQADVLAGNKADHEWLLLDVTPLSLGLETYGGLAEKIIPRNSTLPTARAQEFTTFKDGQTAMTIHVVQGERELVADCRSLAKFTLRGIPPMAAGAARIRVTFQVDADGLLSVSAREQTTGVQAQIEVKPSYGLDDETVARMLQESMSHAADDAALRARAEARVEAEGLVEAVTAALALDGDLLNPEESAAIRQAIDETRRAAAEDGAAEIRAAVAALGRATDDFAARRMNRNIRRALSGQNIEDI, encoded by the coding sequence ATGGCACTTCTGCAAATTGCCGAACCCGGTCTCTCCGCCGCGCCCCACAGGCACCGTCTGGCCGTCGGCATCGACTTGGGTACAACCAACAGTCTGGTTGCCGCCGTCAAAAGCGGCCACGCCGTCTGCCTGGCCGACCAAGAAGGCCGCCGCACACTGCCCTCCGTCGTACGCTACGGCAGCGGCAGCGATGTCGAAGTCGGCCACGATGCCTTAAAAGCCCAGCGGATCGACCCGCTCAACACCATTTCTTCGGCCAAACGCTTGATCGGGCGCAAACTGGAAGATGTGGCCGCCGCACAGCTGCCGTACCGCTTCGGCAGCCACCCGCAAATCATCAGTCTGCACACCCGTCAGGGCGACAAAACTCCGATTGAAGTGTCGGCCGAAATTCTCAAAACACTGAAACAGCGTGCCGAAGCCGCTCTGGGCGGCGACTTGGTCGGTGCGGTGATTACCGTGCCCGCCTATTTCGACGATGCCCAACGTCAGGCCACCAAAGATGCCGCCCGTCTGGCCGGTCTCAACGTGCTGCGCCTGCTCAACGAACCGACGGCCGCCGCCATTGCCTACGGCCTGGACAACGGTGCGGAGGGTACATTTGTCGTTTACGATTTGGGCGGCGGCACTTTTGATGTTTCCGTACTCCAACTGACCCGCGGCCTGTTTGAAGTCAAAGCCACCGGCGGCCATTCCGCGCTGGGCGGCGACGATTTCGACCACCGCCTGTTCTGCCACCTGCTCGAACAAAACGGCCTCTCGCAACTGCCCGAGGCCGACCACCGCCTGCTGCTGGCCTTGGCGCGCGAAGCCAAAGAAACACTGACAACGGCCGAAACCGCCACCGTTTCCACCGTGCTTTCAGACGGCCGCCGCATCGAAACCCGCATCAGCCGCCGCGAATTTGCCAACCTTACCCAACACCTCGTGCTGAAAACCATCGAACCGGTCAAACAGGCATTAAAAGATGCCGGCATCGGCAAAACCGATGTCAAAGGCGTGATTATGGTGGGCGGAGCCACCCGTATGCCGTCCGTGCAGCAGGCCGTTGCCGCCTTTTTCGGCCAAACCCCGCTCAACAATCTGAACCCCGACGAAGTCGTCGCCCTCGGCGCGGCCATGCAGGCCGACGTGCTGGCGGGCAACAAAGCCGATCACGAATGGCTGCTGCTCGACGTTACCCCGCTGTCGCTGGGACTGGAAACCTACGGCGGGCTGGCGGAAAAAATCATTCCGCGCAACAGCACCCTGCCCACCGCCCGCGCCCAAGAGTTCACCACATTCAAAGACGGCCAAACCGCGATGACGATTCACGTGGTACAGGGCGAACGCGAGCTGGTGGCCGACTGCCGCAGCCTGGCCAAATTCACCCTGCGCGGCATTCCGCCGATGGCGGCGGGGGCGGCGCGTATCCGCGTCACCTTCCAAGTCGATGCAGACGGCCTCCTGTCCGTTTCCGCCCGCGAACAGACCACCGGCGTACAGGCACAAATCGAAGTCAAACCGTCCTACGGTCTGGACGACGAAACCGTTGCCCGAATGCTGCAAGAGAGCATGAGCCACGCGGCGGACGATGCCGCCCTGCGCGCGCGCGCCGAAGCTCGGGTGGAAGCCGAAGGATTGGTAGAAGCCGTAACCGCCGCACTCGCCTTGGACGGCGACCTGCTGAACCCGGAAGAATCCGCCGCGATACGGCAAGCCATTGACGAAACGCGCCGTGCCGCCGCAGAAGACGGTGCCGCCGAAATCCGTGCCGCCGTTGCCGCCCTCGGCCGTGCCACCGACGATTTCGCCGCCCGCCGCATGAACCGCAATATCCGGCGCGCCCTCTCCGGCCAAAACATCGAAGATATTTAA
- a CDS encoding alternative ribosome-rescue factor A, protein MARKVEINKGPIRDNALKALVQSNLFRHRVERNKKGKGSYNRQAFKNRRDGFAAVPSVFVRQAV, encoded by the coding sequence ATGGCTAGAAAGGTCGAAATCAATAAAGGACCGATACGCGACAATGCGTTGAAGGCGTTGGTCCAATCCAATCTGTTCCGCCATCGGGTCGAACGGAATAAAAAGGGTAAAGGCAGCTACAACAGGCAGGCTTTCAAAAACAGGCGGGACGGTTTTGCAGCTGTCCCGTCTGTTTTTGTGCGGCAGGCCGTCTGA
- the iscA gene encoding iron-sulfur cluster assembly protein IscA, with protein sequence MITLTENAARHIQNFLTKRGKGEGIRLGVKTSGCSGMAYNLEFVDEVQPEDRVFEAYGVKVFVDPKSLVYLNGTELDYTKEGLQEGFKFQNPNVKDECGCGESFHV encoded by the coding sequence ATGATTACTCTGACCGAAAATGCCGCCCGCCACATTCAGAATTTTCTGACCAAACGCGGCAAAGGCGAAGGTATCCGATTGGGCGTCAAAACCAGCGGCTGCTCGGGAATGGCGTATAATCTCGAATTTGTCGATGAGGTGCAGCCCGAAGACCGGGTATTCGAAGCATACGGCGTGAAAGTTTTTGTCGATCCGAAAAGTCTGGTGTACCTGAACGGTACCGAATTGGACTACACCAAAGAAGGCTTGCAGGAAGGCTTCAAATTCCAAAACCCGAATGTGAAAGACGAATGCGGCTGCGGCGAGAGCTTCCATGTTTAA
- the hscB gene encoding Fe-S protein assembly co-chaperone HscB, producing the protein MSQYFALFGLPPQFDTDTAELEKRYRTLAAQCHPDKTATRSAFDQKQAVMMAAAVNEAYRILKNPIDRAAYLLREVHRTDADAPEHTSFAAEFLMQQMQWREELDDARGNEAALNALNRELAAAHHALTDELAAAFAAGNSEAAAELVRRGRFLTKLQQEIQTAMP; encoded by the coding sequence ATGAGCCAATATTTCGCCCTGTTCGGCCTGCCGCCGCAGTTCGACACTGACACCGCCGAGTTGGAAAAACGCTACCGCACACTGGCCGCGCAATGCCACCCCGACAAAACGGCCACCCGAAGCGCGTTCGATCAGAAGCAGGCCGTGATGATGGCGGCGGCCGTCAATGAGGCCTACCGCATTCTGAAAAACCCGATCGACCGCGCCGCCTACCTGCTGCGCGAAGTCCACCGGACAGATGCCGATGCACCCGAACACACCTCGTTTGCCGCCGAATTTCTGATGCAGCAGATGCAGTGGCGCGAAGAGCTGGACGACGCGCGCGGCAACGAAGCCGCCCTGAACGCGTTAAACCGCGAATTGGCCGCCGCCCACCATGCCCTGACCGACGAACTGGCCGCCGCTTTTGCCGCCGGAAACAGCGAAGCGGCCGCCGAACTGGTGCGCCGGGGCCGTTTTTTAACCAAACTGCAACAAGAAATTCAGACGGCCATGCCCTGA